From the genome of Neorhodopirellula lusitana:
GTGGTCGATGGCGAACTGAATCGTGCGATGGGAGCTCGGCGGATGACTAAAGGAATCGAACGACTGAACAATCACACGATCATCTGCGGCCTCGGACGCCTGGGCACCATTTTGGCTCGCGAACTTCACGCTTCCAATAAACCTTTCGTGGCCATTGATGCGGATTTAGAAAGGTTGCAAGATGCCGAGGAGCGAGGCTATCTGGTGCTGCATGGGGACGCGACGGAGGAGGAAATCTTGGAACAGGCGGGCATTCACCGCGCGACCACGGTTGCCGCAGTGATGTCGTTGGACACTACTAACGTCTTTGTCACGATCACCGCGCGTGATATGAACCCAAGCGTCACGATCATCGCGCGTGGCGAAAACCCGCGTACCGAAAAGAAGTTGCTTGGCTGCGGTGCGGATAGCGTCGTGCTGCCGACGGCCATCGGAGCTCACAAGATTGCGCAGCTGATCACACGGCCAACCGCTGAAGCCATCCTGCAACAGATTCAAGAGCAGAGCACGTTGTTGGATGACCTCGGGCACATCGGCTTGCAGTTCAATGAGTTCGAGGTGCATGGCGATTCCGATCTCGCCAATCAACCGATGAGCGAAATCGAGATTCGCGGCAACCATGCCTTTTTGGTCGTTGGGATTCGGCACGCGGATGGCGCCATTAAGCTGAATCCTCAGCCCAGCTTGGTGCTGATACCGGGTGACGTTGTGATTGTCTTGGGGCAACAGAATGACTTGCCCGATATCGCGAGACGGTTCATGCGTAAGCAGCCAAAGATGACCTATCGCGGAGCATCAGTCTAAAGCGATCGCGTGTCTGCGGACGATATCAGCCCTGCCCGTGTAAGTATGGATGCGGGCCAACGCAGCAGCACGTTCGGAGTCAATGCGAATACCAAAAGTTGGCATTGATCGTTTGGGTGTTTCTATTGTGCCTTGTGCAGTTGGCTTCCTTAGTATGTCGGACTTGTATTCACTCATGTTTGAGTTAAACGAGCCAACAAAGCGCTGCTTATCAAATCGCCGCTTATCAAAGTGCTGTCTATCTGTGTGATGCATGGCTTGCACCATGTTGGGGATCCTGGTCGTGTTTCTGTAAATATCACGAGAGCGTTCTTTTGCGCACAAGTCCAGTTTCGGCCTTGAGTTGCGTTGTTGAAATCCCGAAGTTGTCTGGTGTGTGAATGTCGTGGTAGGCAGCCTTGCGACCGGACAGCGTGGCCGGCTAACACGATGCAGAGCCGAAAACAGCTTTCTGTTGCAGCAGTTTGCTGAACGGCTAGAATGGGGCTGTCGCCTTTTGATACCATTCGACATCCCCACCATCACCCCCCGCCAGCTTCCCACTCTTGTTTCAAATCGCTTTTGCTTGTCGATGCTAGTTCCGCGTGTTTCCGGATGCACGGCAATGTCTTGGTGACCCGTCGGTCTCGGCCGGCAGATTGAGACGAGTTTCTCGCCCGTTGAACGTTGAAAGATCGAACCATGCTTAGCCGTCGAAAACTGCTGCAAGGAATCGCAGCCAGCACGGGTGCCGCATTCGGCGCCCCACTCGCTACCGAACGTGTCCTGGCGTCACCCATTGGCAACGCGACCCCGAAGCGGATCGTGTTCTTCATGCAGAACCAGGGCTTTGACCCGGCGACCTGTATTCCGGCCGGGATGAAGAATAGTGGTTCGCTGGCGAAAGCCAACCTTCCCGAGCCCATCAGTGCTCTGGAGCCTTACAAGGAAAGGCTGCATATCATCAACGGTCTGCACGGCCTGCACACTAGTCCCTCGCACAGTGCCTTCTTTGGCGCATTAGGTGGCTATCGAGGTAGCGACGGAGTGCCGCCAAGTGCATCGACGATCGACTATGAACTGAGCAAGGCTCTGCCGGAAACGTCGCTGCCGCATCTGTGCATCGGCATGGACTCAATCGAGAACATGAAGACCAAGCCGACGATCGCCACGCTTTCAGCGAGCGGGGCGGGACAGCCGATCTTTATGCACTCGAATCCGAATCATCTTTATCAGATGCTGTACGGTGGCATTTCATCGGGTGACATCCGTAAGCAACACGAAGCTCGATCGAGTGTCTTCAGCCAAGTGGAGATGTTGGCTGCAATGAAAGGGCGAACGTTGCCTGCGTCCGAACAGCAGCGGTACGGCCAATACGTTCAAGGTTTTAAGGACGTTAACGGGCTGCGT
Proteins encoded in this window:
- a CDS encoding potassium channel family protein, encoding MESNLNSHPKATGGSLQSAPFDISAPLRRIVTGGILFLLICVFAVSGYMAAGWRLDDALYMVVITIFGVGYGEVKPIESAGLRALTILVIVAGYGAVIYTVGGFMQMVVDGELNRAMGARRMTKGIERLNNHTIICGLGRLGTILARELHASNKPFVAIDADLERLQDAEERGYLVLHGDATEEEILEQAGIHRATTVAAVMSLDTTNVFVTITARDMNPSVTIIARGENPRTEKKLLGCGADSVVLPTAIGAHKIAQLITRPTAEAILQQIQEQSTLLDDLGHIGLQFNEFEVHGDSDLANQPMSEIEIRGNHAFLVVGIRHADGAIKLNPQPSLVLIPGDVVIVLGQQNDLPDIARRFMRKQPKMTYRGASV
- a CDS encoding DUF1552 domain-containing protein — protein: MLSRRKLLQGIAASTGAAFGAPLATERVLASPIGNATPKRIVFFMQNQGFDPATCIPAGMKNSGSLAKANLPEPISALEPYKERLHIINGLHGLHTSPSHSAFFGALGGYRGSDGVPPSASTIDYELSKALPETSLPHLCIGMDSIENMKTKPTIATLSASGAGQPIFMHSNPNHLYQMLYGGISSGDIRKQHEARSSVFSQVEMLAAMKGRTLPASEQQRYGQYVQGFKDVNGLRTRLDTVADHLRKFAPAVDERYTKPEFETDWHDCLLDLGISALTSGITNTLTIGSGRGEIFGAWKGLGIEQQGHNLGHMAQPDNPIWVKIRQYNSRMLVRIMEKLESVPEGNGSMMDNTLIVYTSNNADKQHTNGANWPVMLLGNLDGAFKSGCFTQLDGKRPINALYTSLLRAAGQNVDSFNMDEKAAKKFDEGTGPLKEVLV